A region from the Variovorax sp. RKNM96 genome encodes:
- a CDS encoding DUF6587 family protein produces the protein MTQQLIVGLIVAAAAFYAVWRWMPAGWRRSAAHKLAAGTQRAGLVDQERANQLAASLAKTSGCGSCDTCGSCAPKKAGNTNATQADKPLSNSL, from the coding sequence ATGACGCAACAACTGATCGTCGGATTGATCGTCGCGGCGGCTGCGTTCTACGCGGTCTGGCGCTGGATGCCCGCTGGTTGGCGGCGCAGCGCGGCCCACAAGCTGGCCGCCGGCACGCAGCGCGCCGGCCTGGTCGACCAGGAGCGCGCCAACCAGCTGGCCGCCTCGCTCGCCAAGACCTCGGGTTGCGGCTCCTGCGACACCTGCGGCAGCTGCGCCCCCAAGAAAGCCGGCAACACCAACGCCACGCAAGCCGACAAGCCCCTCTCGAACAGCCTCTGA
- a CDS encoding FAD-dependent monooxygenase translates to MPTHILVAGGGIGGLATALALSRGRHRADVFEQAAVFGEIGAGVQLGPNVTRRLQQLDLGTGLAKIAARPDALVVRSAGSDAVLARLPLGDAMQQRYGTPYFCAHRADLHALLLEAVRARGTGTLVTAAQIRQVETSDDLVCVSSADARAWEGEALVGADGLWSLVRRQLDTPSAAEPPRVTGHTAWRALALQGDLPAALRRQQVDVWLGPHLHAVAYPVRGGDWLNVVVIAESAPAGDARDWDQSSSIAALQQATGRSSGGLQALLEAMPGWRAWSLSDRAPLTSAADMAHERVALVGDAAHPMVPYLAQGAGMAIEDAIALADALGDGTAADVPAAFARYAEARWQRNAQVQARARRNGEVFHATGPVRLGRDLAMRTLGARLLDQPWLYGG, encoded by the coding sequence ATGCCCACGCACATCCTCGTCGCCGGGGGCGGCATCGGGGGGCTGGCCACGGCGCTGGCGCTTTCGCGGGGCCGGCACCGCGCCGATGTCTTCGAGCAGGCCGCGGTCTTCGGCGAGATCGGGGCCGGCGTGCAGCTCGGTCCCAACGTCACGCGGCGCCTTCAACAACTGGACTTGGGCACGGGCCTCGCGAAGATCGCGGCGCGCCCGGATGCATTGGTGGTCCGCAGCGCCGGCAGCGATGCCGTGCTGGCCCGCCTGCCGCTGGGCGATGCGATGCAGCAACGCTACGGCACTCCTTACTTCTGTGCCCACCGTGCCGACCTGCATGCACTGCTGCTCGAAGCGGTGCGTGCGCGCGGCACCGGCACGCTGGTGACTGCCGCGCAGATCAGGCAGGTCGAGACCAGCGACGACCTCGTGTGCGTCTCGAGCGCCGATGCCCGCGCCTGGGAGGGCGAGGCGCTGGTGGGCGCCGATGGCCTCTGGAGCCTGGTGCGGCGCCAACTCGATACACCCTCCGCCGCGGAGCCGCCGCGCGTCACCGGCCACACGGCCTGGCGCGCATTGGCCCTGCAAGGCGATCTGCCCGCTGCGTTGCGGCGCCAGCAGGTCGATGTGTGGCTGGGCCCGCATCTCCACGCCGTGGCGTACCCGGTGCGCGGCGGCGACTGGCTCAACGTGGTGGTGATCGCCGAATCCGCCCCGGCCGGCGATGCGCGCGACTGGGACCAGTCCAGCAGCATCGCAGCCTTGCAGCAGGCCACGGGCCGCAGCAGTGGCGGCCTGCAGGCGCTGCTTGAAGCGATGCCCGGCTGGCGCGCCTGGTCGCTCAGCGACCGCGCGCCGTTGACCTCCGCCGCCGACATGGCGCACGAGCGCGTCGCGCTGGTGGGCGATGCGGCGCACCCGATGGTGCCGTACCTCGCGCAGGGCGCGGGTATGGCGATCGAGGATGCGATCGCGCTGGCCGATGCGCTCGGCGATGGCACCGCGGCCGACGTGCCCGCGGCCTTCGCGCGCTACGCCGAGGCGCGCTGGCAGCGCAATGCACAGGTGCAGGCGCGCGCGCGGCGCAACGGCGAGGTCTTCCATGCCACCGGCCCTGTGCGCCTGGGGCGCGACCTCGCGATGCGCACGCTCGGCGCGCGGCTGCTCGACCAGCCTTGGCTGTACGGCGGTTGA
- a CDS encoding SMI1/KNR4 family protein translates to MHNIRFSSDEISTLRAHGVVLFADRVIFDAQPPMPAQQIAAVQALCAGPIPEALVALWQETAGGRLDYDLALPMNGNVESVSWSELFWDGSDGYRDLQGWIEHEQALAEDAAAENGAPWSGKLTHLPFGGFEYLDRIYTVVEPGEAYGRVIAWKQGLPPAWTHALHEDTLSTVAPDLHGAFAALHLDEDPLAPTSDYFSGQTLLQYLDDRHQAHGLDLDLMDKLVTFYCRAVVDWRTPLADGTLRHHPALARAALHHAIATDDAPLVVELAASGVSFDGPQQGSALATDVALSQSAFAAAAALVRAGAPVAVDALRNVDGQIAPELTSALLANGAEPSVAAIVKCVACGAPASAHLIADACTEAGIDVPPAFVADRDAMLIELETTLVKVRDGSLGHYLGPEGLAERIEHLQTFRL, encoded by the coding sequence ATGCACAACATCCGGTTCTCATCCGATGAGATCTCCACCTTGCGGGCACACGGCGTCGTGCTGTTCGCGGACCGCGTGATCTTCGATGCGCAGCCGCCGATGCCGGCGCAGCAGATCGCGGCGGTACAGGCCCTGTGCGCCGGACCGATTCCCGAGGCGCTGGTCGCGTTGTGGCAAGAGACGGCGGGCGGCCGCCTCGACTACGACCTCGCGCTGCCGATGAACGGCAACGTCGAGAGCGTGAGCTGGTCGGAACTCTTCTGGGACGGCAGCGACGGCTACCGCGACCTGCAGGGCTGGATCGAGCATGAGCAGGCGCTGGCCGAAGACGCCGCCGCCGAGAACGGCGCACCCTGGAGCGGCAAGCTCACCCACCTGCCCTTCGGCGGCTTCGAGTACCTCGACCGCATCTACACCGTGGTCGAGCCCGGCGAAGCGTACGGCCGGGTCATCGCATGGAAGCAGGGCCTGCCGCCGGCCTGGACGCACGCACTGCACGAAGACACCCTGAGCACCGTCGCGCCCGACCTGCATGGCGCCTTCGCCGCACTGCACCTCGACGAAGACCCGCTGGCTCCCACGAGCGACTACTTCTCGGGCCAGACCCTGCTGCAGTACCTGGACGACCGCCACCAGGCCCATGGGCTGGACCTCGACCTGATGGACAAGCTGGTCACCTTCTACTGCCGCGCCGTGGTCGACTGGCGCACGCCGCTCGCGGACGGCACGCTGCGCCATCACCCGGCGTTGGCACGCGCCGCGCTGCACCACGCGATCGCGACCGACGATGCGCCGCTGGTGGTCGAGCTGGCCGCCTCGGGCGTGAGCTTCGACGGGCCGCAGCAAGGCAGCGCGCTCGCGACCGACGTTGCGCTGAGCCAGAGCGCCTTCGCGGCGGCTGCGGCCCTGGTGCGCGCGGGCGCGCCGGTGGCGGTCGATGCCCTGCGCAATGTCGATGGCCAGATCGCGCCCGAACTCACGAGCGCGCTGCTGGCCAATGGTGCGGAGCCGAGCGTCGCGGCGATCGTCAAGTGCGTGGCGTGCGGCGCGCCTGCGAGCGCGCACCTGATCGCAGACGCCTGCACCGAAGCCGGCATCGACGTGCCGCCGGCCTTCGTCGCGGACCGCGATGCGATGCTGATCGAACTCGAGACGACGCTGGTGAAAGTGCGCGATGGCTCGCTCGGGCACTACCTCGGGCCGGAAGGGCTGGCAGAACGCATCGAGCACCTGCAGACCTTCAGGCTCTGA